TGgaatcaaaaagcatcaTTCCGGGAGAGAAAGCAGCAGGggaatttttttcattCCATTCATAAGCGCGCGCTTGGTTCCACGCGAATTGTTtctgctcttttttctgtttctcggcgctttgaagaaagctgTGCAAGACGCCTAGATCAATTTCGTCTGAGCCCTTTAACGGGGGAACCTCATTCTCCCTTCTAGTGCCAACTTTTTGCTTGAATGGCTTACGAGTTTCGCTGCAGCCCATCTCGTCCAGTATCTTTCCAAACTTCTCTGAGCTTGCTGGGTTAATTTGCAAAAATTCATACTGAGAAATATcagcttttttgtctttctgGTTGTCAATTGACTTTTTGGGGTCCATCACATTTACCATCTTTTGGTTCCTCGCTGATTTCAGAGCATTCATAATCTGAAGTGTACTTATTTTACCCTGTAATAGCATATTGTAAAGTCTTTTTATCTTGGATGAAGTCAGGAAGTCGCATTTTAACCCTGAACTTTCGCAAAGAGCGATAATCTCTCGAGATAATTGGCTATTCTGCTCTGGAATCTTTGAATGCCTTACTACGTTCTTTAGTTTCTTCGTAAAAGCCACTGCTGCGATGTCATCAATGTTCCCCGTATCTGATATCGAAGAGAGGCTGGAAAATGGATGGGTAGGGCCCCGTGCCACGTAGAAGCGTAATTCACGCGGCAGGTTGTGCCGCAGGTACGCGCGTAAGCTGTTGACACATATCATTGTGTTTTTTCTTCACCGATGTCTCTGTCCTGCAATTGAAAATGTAatacttctcaaaaagttctGGCTTGTAGTTACGATCATAACCTAAACGTGGAAACCTTCGATAAGAaacgaaaaagatgtcTCGAAACCTGGTTAACCTTGATAATGTATACTCGAACAATGTTGGCACATTCCAAAAAATTGCCAATACTGTTCTTAATGTGACATAT
This is a stretch of genomic DNA from Lachancea thermotolerans CBS 6340 chromosome D complete sequence. It encodes these proteins:
- the MRX4 gene encoding Mrx4p (some similarities with uniprot|Q12467 Saccharomyces cerevisiae YPL168W), producing the protein MICVNSLRAYLRHNLPRELRFYVARGPTHPFSSLSSISDTGNIDDIAAVAFTKKLKNVVRHSKIPEQNSQLSREIIALCESSGLKCDFLTSSKIKRLYNMLLQGKISTLQIMNALKSARNQKMVNVMDPKKSIDNQKDKKADISQYEFLQINPASSEKFGKILDEMGCSETRKPFKQKVGTRRENEVPPLKGSDEIDLGVLHSFLQSAEKQKKEQKQFAWNQARAYEWNEKNSPAAFSPGMMLFDSTYTPLRSKLMRNFRGSNVRGQGTGTVKTAFTYTTEMLFYNLKDSTTHVMLWKNQGNNVHIEYRDLFTVINGSQRPPEQLLKVITNFEGKDWELTGEATIDGVRQIVFKRDTTKHSSNRVSSKIFNMTLLSVFLGFAAYGAIQKYRSTRYTVTTSAEPS